Proteins encoded by one window of Gemmatimonadota bacterium:
- a CDS encoding DUF4160 domain-containing protein gives MPRIYEEGAFRVYIYLPPREHEPPHVHVVECTEGGEVLVKLGGDRAPPSLWQNHHMKTLHAREALRVVTEHIEKFLEEWKRLHG, from the coding sequence ATGCCGAGGATCTATGAAGAGGGTGCGTTCCGTGTGTACATCTACCTGCCGCCTCGGGAGCACGAACCTCCGCACGTGCACGTTGTGGAGTGCACGGAAGGCGGCGAGGTACTCGTCAAGCTCGGCGGCGATCGCGCGCCACCTTCGTTGTGGCAGAATCATCACATGAAGACGCTTCACGCTCGCGAGGCTCTGAGAGTTGTCACCGAGCACATCGAGAAGTTCCTAG